One genomic segment of [Phormidium] sp. ETS-05 includes these proteins:
- a CDS encoding HetP family heterocyst commitment protein yields MSYTMSSPSAKLDRIMTTEQFDLVVDAILAGKYSWACVLILRFGGYNPLHYIPYRTYNRLMKESRQGVQESGHRTSRNTDENYQPLEPANPDKRSEMKDLAYIQSAQNKITKFGGTTIHCHPH; encoded by the coding sequence ATGAGTTACACCATGTCTAGTCCTAGTGCCAAGCTCGATCGGATTATGACTACCGAGCAATTCGATTTAGTAGTCGATGCCATCCTCGCGGGCAAATATTCTTGGGCTTGTGTCCTCATCCTGCGATTTGGAGGGTACAATCCCCTCCACTATATACCATATCGCACCTACAATCGGCTGATGAAAGAATCCCGCCAAGGAGTCCAAGAAAGCGGCCACCGCACCAGTAGAAATACTGATGAAAACTACCAACCCTTAGAACCTGCCAATCCTGATAAGCGTTCTGAGATGAAAGACCTCGCTTATATCCAGTCCGCTCAAAATAAAATTACCAAATTCGGTGGCACCACCATCCATTGCCATCCCCATTAG
- a CDS encoding peptidylprolyl isomerase gives MRAIMVNLAKAAITLEEIASFLKKDLRLKEVYLHILQRHIIEKAAAERGLTVTEEEIQAQGDSFRFQNRLEKAADTLAWLADQMISVEEWEEGIRDRLLAQKLSDAIFAKEVEKFFAQNRIDFDQILLYQIVVPYERVARELYYQIEEQEISFYEAAHLYDIDERRRYNCGYEGKIYRSSLKPELAAAIFSAKLGEIVGPLKTDRGYHLFVVEDFIRAELTPEVQQEIKDRMFQQWLASELNYYLHSLNN, from the coding sequence GTGCGTGCAATCATGGTTAATCTCGCTAAAGCAGCGATTACACTGGAGGAAATTGCTAGCTTCCTTAAGAAGGATCTCCGCCTTAAGGAAGTATATCTGCATATCCTCCAACGCCACATTATCGAAAAGGCGGCGGCGGAGCGAGGCTTGACTGTGACAGAGGAGGAAATTCAGGCGCAAGGAGATAGTTTCCGGTTTCAAAATCGCCTGGAAAAAGCTGCTGATACTCTGGCTTGGTTAGCAGACCAGATGATTTCCGTGGAGGAGTGGGAGGAGGGGATTCGTGATCGGCTCCTCGCCCAAAAACTATCTGACGCAATTTTCGCCAAAGAAGTGGAAAAGTTTTTCGCTCAAAATCGGATAGATTTTGACCAGATATTACTCTATCAAATCGTGGTTCCTTACGAGCGAGTCGCTCGGGAACTGTACTATCAAATCGAAGAGCAAGAAATCAGCTTCTATGAAGCCGCACACCTGTATGATATCGATGAACGGCGGCGCTATAACTGCGGTTATGAAGGCAAAATTTATCGCTCCAGCTTAAAACCAGAATTAGCCGCAGCTATCTTCAGCGCTAAACTCGGAGAAATCGTCGGCCCGCTCAAAACCGATCGGGGCTATCACCTGTTTGTAGTGGAAGATTTTATCCGCGCCGAATTAACCCCAGAAGTCCAGCAAGAAATCAAAGACAGGATGTTTCAGCAGTGGCTCGCTAGCGAACTAAATTACTACCTCCATTCCCTTAATAACTAG
- a CDS encoding RimK family alpha-L-glutamate ligase: MNTIILGNPKDVHAAHLHQALTAAGATVNYLDTHLFPTRLAMSWEPETGVGTVTLPGGQRLNLKDIKSAFWRTLGEVYIPEMQNVDSQRIAMMDAISTVRSLVQICPARWINSWRAYQFHKEKPLQLAKAKQLGVTIPPTLISNDVAKVTTFARSLKQAIFKPVHGGAHTQFVTEKHLAPQRLQKVLTIAPVTIQEYIPGTNIRTYVIGDVVYSAEIRSPAVDFREDLQAELIPLDIPKSVQEQALAITRGFMMEWTAIDWRLTPKGEYVFLEANPSPMFIHFEQTTGFPITEKLVNLLLPKT, from the coding sequence ATGAATACCATAATATTAGGGAATCCCAAAGATGTCCACGCTGCACACTTGCATCAAGCACTGACGGCAGCGGGAGCAACAGTAAATTATTTGGATACTCACCTGTTTCCCACGCGGTTGGCAATGTCTTGGGAACCAGAAACAGGGGTTGGCACTGTAACCCTCCCCGGAGGACAGCGGTTGAACCTGAAAGATATCAAAAGCGCTTTTTGGCGGACTTTGGGGGAAGTATATATACCAGAAATGCAAAATGTTGACAGTCAGAGAATTGCGATGATGGATGCAATCAGCACGGTGCGGTCTTTGGTACAAATTTGCCCCGCTCGCTGGATTAATTCCTGGCGAGCATATCAATTTCACAAAGAAAAACCCCTGCAACTCGCCAAAGCTAAACAATTGGGGGTCACGATTCCCCCTACTCTCATCAGTAACGATGTAGCAAAAGTCACCACCTTTGCACGTTCCCTAAAACAAGCGATTTTTAAGCCAGTCCACGGCGGCGCACATACCCAATTCGTCACCGAGAAACATTTGGCACCCCAAAGACTCCAAAAAGTCCTCACCATTGCTCCCGTCACTATTCAAGAATACATCCCTGGCACCAATATTCGCACCTACGTTATCGGCGATGTAGTTTACTCGGCGGAGATTAGAAGTCCGGCGGTGGATTTTCGGGAAGACTTGCAAGCGGAATTAATTCCCCTAGATATCCCCAAGTCAGTGCAGGAGCAGGCTTTGGCGATTACTAGGGGATTTATGATGGAATGGACCGCCATAGATTGGCGGTTAACCCCCAAGGGAGAATACGTATTTTTAGAAGCAAATCCCAGCCCCATGTTTATTCACTTTGAGCAGACAACTGGTTTTCCTATCACGGAAAAGTTAGTCAATTTACTGCTCCCCAAAACCTAG
- a CDS encoding T3SS effector HopA1 family protein, with product MTIAITSAPTRQLSEIPEKILLAFQDISVKIKIERHFQVSHDDLPARQISPEIVDRFQQLPLEVQENYLNNQLKWLLYGIYYNNYIKADVSENNNWENLRQPPDLENNTWLGVDLDFYNSLHRSNAGGGYFDPGWHVLRRESDGTLAVNKNGLTLHLQPSRHLLPSAENATPGESVAVKMPPNLLQNGFYMAVGNAGPQGRGSQRQSGDPDNVRIYFHFSSAGAIAVMELLTQALNQLFVPFSFKVLYNPSDYKRYDSGVLYFDKKNYAKIRPVVNKVITATQEYFREEIPLFTKPIAAGVGLAEEPQRKFTIKDSFGLNRCQIIANGLLHCWRNQDESPSARFHSILAAFSQEKINLHCPYLNPNSEDIYT from the coding sequence ATGACGATCGCCATTACTTCTGCGCCAACACGCCAATTATCTGAAATTCCAGAAAAAATATTATTGGCCTTTCAGGACATCAGTGTTAAAATTAAAATTGAGCGGCATTTTCAAGTCAGCCATGATGATTTACCGGCGAGACAAATTTCTCCGGAAATTGTCGATAGATTCCAGCAGTTACCCCTAGAAGTGCAGGAAAATTATCTCAATAATCAATTAAAATGGCTTCTCTATGGCATTTATTACAATAATTATATCAAAGCAGATGTCTCAGAAAATAATAATTGGGAAAATCTGCGTCAGCCGCCAGATTTAGAAAATAATACTTGGCTCGGAGTAGATTTAGATTTTTACAATTCCCTGCACCGGAGTAATGCTGGCGGCGGCTATTTTGACCCCGGTTGGCACGTACTCAGGCGGGAAAGCGATGGTACTTTGGCAGTCAATAAAAACGGTTTGACTTTGCACTTGCAGCCTTCACGCCATCTCTTGCCATCGGCGGAAAATGCAACTCCTGGGGAGTCTGTGGCGGTGAAGATGCCACCCAATTTGCTGCAAAATGGTTTTTACATGGCTGTGGGTAATGCGGGTCCTCAAGGGAGGGGGAGCCAGCGGCAATCTGGGGACCCGGATAATGTGCGGATTTACTTTCACTTCAGTTCCGCAGGCGCGATCGCTGTTATGGAGCTGCTGACGCAGGCACTCAACCAACTTTTCGTTCCCTTCTCTTTCAAGGTACTATATAATCCTAGTGACTACAAGCGTTATGATTCCGGCGTTCTCTACTTCGACAAAAAAAACTATGCCAAAATCCGCCCCGTAGTCAACAAGGTAATTACCGCTACTCAAGAGTATTTTCGCGAAGAAATACCCTTATTCACCAAGCCAATTGCAGCGGGAGTAGGACTGGCGGAAGAACCCCAACGCAAATTTACCATTAAAGACAGTTTTGGTCTAAATCGCTGCCAAATTATTGCTAACGGTTTACTCCACTGTTGGCGAAATCAAGATGAATCACCATCAGCTCGCTTCCACTCAATTTTGGCAGCATTCTCCCAAGAAAAAATCAACTTGCATTGTCCCTACCTCAATCCCAACTCTGAAGATATTTATACCTAG
- a CDS encoding phosphotransferase, whose protein sequence is MNLLISSDNVLSYLVRQDLISPAPKNDDATIEIRQGKNFNLLVTLADGSKLLVKQERYNQQGKTAGEFLNEWRSHEFWRTFPELGYFAPWLPQLLDFDSDNSILVSRYLDNYLDLFQFYANERRFPSQIAKQIGIIISQIHRQTFRKKPYQQFFQEYRENSDFFGKNFIKSLQRIGPNIFGDVPGDGIKFYQLYQRYDSLQQAVDGLGSAFTPTCLTHNDLKLNNILLHRDWGQSPASIILLIDWERSQWGDPAFDLGTLIASYMEIWLSSLVVSKTLSIEASLLLAGTPLEELQPSLAALSESYFDNFPEIVEYRHDFWQRVVQFAGLALLQRIQATIQYQKSFGNPEICIMQVAKTLLCRPELSMQTVLGLAPDDLNRIGAKVA, encoded by the coding sequence ATGAACTTGTTAATCAGTAGCGATAATGTTTTATCATATTTGGTAAGGCAGGATTTAATTTCACCAGCGCCCAAAAATGATGATGCTACAATAGAAATTAGGCAAGGCAAGAATTTTAATTTATTAGTGACATTGGCGGACGGCAGCAAGCTATTGGTAAAGCAGGAACGCTACAATCAGCAAGGGAAAACAGCCGGAGAGTTTCTGAATGAATGGCGATCGCATGAGTTTTGGCGGACTTTTCCAGAACTGGGATATTTTGCCCCTTGGTTGCCGCAGTTATTGGATTTTGACAGCGATAATTCCATTCTGGTTAGTCGGTATCTAGATAATTATCTGGATTTGTTCCAGTTTTACGCAAATGAGCGGCGATTTCCGTCGCAAATAGCGAAGCAAATTGGTATTATTATTTCTCAAATTCATCGACAGACATTTAGGAAAAAACCATATCAACAATTTTTTCAAGAATATCGAGAAAATTCCGATTTTTTCGGTAAAAATTTTATTAAAAGCCTCCAGAGAATTGGCCCGAATATTTTTGGGGATGTTCCCGGAGATGGCATCAAATTTTACCAACTATACCAGCGCTATGATAGCTTACAGCAAGCAGTTGATGGCCTAGGATCTGCTTTTACTCCCACCTGTCTGACTCACAATGACTTGAAGCTGAATAATATTCTACTGCATCGGGATTGGGGGCAATCTCCCGCCAGCATAATATTGCTGATTGACTGGGAGCGATCGCAGTGGGGGGATCCAGCGTTTGATTTGGGAACGCTAATTGCCAGCTATATGGAAATCTGGTTAAGCAGCTTGGTTGTGAGCAAGACACTGAGCATTGAAGCATCGTTGCTCCTAGCGGGTACTCCCCTGGAAGAGCTGCAACCTTCTCTAGCGGCTCTTAGTGAAAGTTATTTCGATAACTTCCCGGAAATTGTAGAGTACCGCCATGATTTTTGGCAGCGAGTAGTGCAATTCGCTGGCTTAGCTTTGCTGCAACGAATTCAAGCCACAATTCAATACCAAAAATCTTTTGGTAATCCCGAAATTTGCATCATGCAGGTGGCCAAAACTTTGTTGTGCCGTCCCGAACTGTCCATGCAGACAGTTTTGGGATTGGCTCCAGATGACCTAAATCGCATCGGAGCTAAGGTAGCTTAA
- a CDS encoding pentapeptide repeat-containing protein, which yields MMCMSKAALTGAIASLVAVFATVPAVAVNLDHVNRLLRTKECMGCDLVGADLIGADLRHANLLGADLRGAKLAGADLSHAQLSGANLRWADLTVANLTEAEMIQPHASRLGISVIRTVDPAVVVSHLTATDLRDAVLVNATLHKATLAGANLVRASLTGADLREANLTKANLRNTNLTGANFRGANLTKSYLSESNLSVADLSFTQMKGAFLMNANLDRVNLRGANLSKIYLSDSNCQRDACFPTYLNSANLQGADLRGANLRGAVLLNANLENANLYNTNLKQADLRKANLTFAYFRETNLTDANLRETILPDGRVNLSDRLGL from the coding sequence ATGATGTGTATGTCAAAAGCTGCTCTCACCGGGGCGATCGCTTCTCTTGTGGCGGTTTTCGCTACTGTGCCTGCAGTGGCGGTGAACTTAGACCATGTAAATCGGTTGCTGCGGACCAAAGAATGTATGGGGTGTGATTTGGTGGGAGCGGACCTAATTGGGGCGGACCTGCGTCATGCCAACCTCTTGGGTGCGGACCTGCGCGGGGCGAAGTTGGCGGGAGCGGACCTCAGTCACGCCCAACTGAGTGGGGCGAATCTGCGCTGGGCGGACCTCACGGTCGCTAATCTCACCGAGGCGGAAATGATTCAGCCTCACGCTTCACGCCTGGGGATTTCCGTCATCCGCACTGTGGATCCCGCCGTAGTTGTATCTCACTTAACTGCTACGGACTTAAGGGATGCGGTTCTGGTTAATGCCACATTGCACAAAGCAACTTTGGCCGGAGCCAATCTGGTGCGCGCCAGTCTCACCGGCGCAGACTTGCGGGAGGCGAATTTAACCAAAGCTAACTTGAGAAACACCAACCTCACTGGAGCCAATTTCCGGGGGGCAAATCTCACTAAAAGCTACTTAAGTGAATCTAATTTAAGTGTAGCCGACCTCAGTTTTACTCAAATGAAGGGCGCTTTTTTGATGAATGCCAATCTGGATAGGGTCAACTTGCGGGGGGCAAACCTGAGCAAGATTTACCTATCAGACTCCAATTGTCAGCGGGATGCTTGTTTTCCCACCTACCTGAATAGTGCCAACTTGCAAGGTGCAGACTTGCGCGGAGCCAATCTCCGAGGTGCCGTTTTGCTCAATGCGAACCTGGAAAACGCTAATCTCTACAATACCAATCTCAAACAAGCGGACTTGCGCAAAGCAAATCTGACTTTTGCCTATTTCCGGGAGACCAATCTCACAGATGCGAACTTAAGGGAGACGATTCTGCCCGATGGTCGGGTCAACCTTTCCGATCGACTTGGACTGTAA
- a CDS encoding type II toxin-antitoxin system PemK/MazF family toxin, with protein MVISTNEINQLPLVVTVVTGTKGTNIPQDYQNNVRVAASESGLSVETVFMCFQIRSLDAKRFPSKPVGKLSDEKMQEVAAAVRYCLGS; from the coding sequence TTGGTTATTTCTACTAATGAAATCAACCAATTACCTTTGGTGGTGACAGTGGTTACCGGGACAAAAGGAACAAACATTCCGCAGGATTACCAAAATAATGTGCGGGTGGCTGCATCTGAAAGCGGATTGTCAGTGGAAACGGTTTTTATGTGTTTTCAGATTCGCTCATTAGATGCTAAACGTTTCCCCAGCAAGCCAGTAGGCAAACTTTCTGATGAGAAGATGCAGGAAGTTGCAGCCGCAGTGCGGTATTGCCTGGGTTCGTAA
- a CDS encoding DUF58 domain-containing protein produces the protein MKIGAKIAAWLERRWATPAYAGWVLLGMSLSLFGAATNTMAGWLYAISGISLAMLGMAAILPAKSLRQIQIRRRLIEPVSAGDELTVELEIENPTAQAKTLLEVYDVIPLLLQGLKPPQEGKPRQVAIEEIPGGGIYRWTYYQPSPRRGLYRWHEVELRSGAPLGLFWCSRSRHVPATAIVYPQVLPLNTCPVIDKIGQQENKLYEASNRAQMTTAGITRTLRPYRYGDPIRLVHWRSSARLGELRVRELEISTGGQEIAIALDSGGTWDQDDFEQAAIAAASIYFYASRSQLEVKLWTPATGLIQGNRVVLEALAASNPSEATAPHARPPEPPNQPLIWLTQNPLTLPQLPKGSRWIFWPPRGKPEEKTAIKPDLPGIEIQPDKPLQLQLQSPLR, from the coding sequence ATGAAAATCGGGGCTAAGATAGCCGCATGGCTGGAACGTCGCTGGGCAACGCCAGCATATGCCGGATGGGTGCTATTGGGGATGTCCCTTTCCTTATTTGGGGCGGCAACGAATACGATGGCAGGATGGTTGTATGCCATTAGCGGTATCAGCTTGGCCATGTTGGGGATGGCGGCGATACTGCCAGCCAAGTCCCTGCGTCAAATTCAAATCCGCCGCCGTCTCATCGAGCCCGTCAGTGCGGGAGATGAGCTGACGGTAGAGCTGGAAATAGAAAACCCCACAGCTCAAGCCAAAACTTTGTTGGAAGTTTATGATGTGATTCCCTTACTGCTACAGGGGTTGAAGCCGCCCCAAGAGGGAAAACCCCGTCAAGTGGCGATCGAAGAAATCCCAGGGGGAGGAATATATAGATGGACATACTACCAACCCTCACCCCGTCGGGGTTTGTACCGCTGGCACGAAGTGGAACTCAGGAGCGGCGCCCCTTTGGGGTTATTTTGGTGCAGTCGATCGCGCCACGTCCCCGCCACCGCGATCGTCTATCCCCAAGTCCTACCCCTCAACACCTGTCCCGTCATCGATAAAATCGGTCAGCAAGAAAACAAGCTCTATGAAGCCTCCAACCGGGCGCAAATGACCACCGCTGGCATCACCCGCACCCTGCGCCCCTATCGCTACGGGGACCCCATTCGCCTAGTTCACTGGCGTAGTAGCGCCCGTTTGGGAGAACTGCGAGTGCGCGAGTTGGAAATCAGCACCGGCGGGCAGGAAATCGCGATCGCCCTGGACAGCGGCGGCACCTGGGACCAAGACGATTTCGAGCAAGCCGCGATCGCCGCCGCCTCCATCTACTTCTACGCCAGCCGCAGCCAGCTAGAAGTCAAACTCTGGACCCCCGCCACCGGATTAATCCAAGGCAACCGCGTCGTCCTCGAAGCCCTCGCCGCCAGCAACCCCTCAGAAGCCACCGCCCCCCACGCTCGCCCCCCCGAACCCCCCAACCAACCCCTAATCTGGCTCACCCAAAACCCCCTCACCCTCCCACAACTACCCAAAGGTAGCCGCTGGATTTTTTGGCCCCCCCGAGGCAAACCAGAAGAAAAAACCGCCATCAAACCCGATCTTCCCGGCATAGAAATCCAACCAGACAAACCCCTACAACTCCAACTCCAATCACCCTTGCGGTGA
- a CDS encoding filamentous hemagglutinin N-terminal domain-containing protein: MKSSLYWLICLVGTISAWLSPWVTAAWGQITPDGTLPTAVTTTDNANFTIEGGTRVGDNLFHSFREFSVPTGGSALFNNAPDATNIISRITGGNASQIDGLIKTNGTANLFLLNPAGIIFGLNASLDVGGSFLATSATTVKFADGIEYSTTNPAAPPLLTVSVPVGLQFGANPGPIVNRSQADPDASLGGVARGLKVPANRTLALVGGEVRVEGGNVTPFGGRLELGSVGSNSNVEFNADPRGFALTYDDATSFQDILISGGAFVDVTDFSATVGSGALQVQGRRVSITEGAIISSFTLGSVAPGTIFINASEVVEVSGFRNRFGSNTSSSIATTTIGDGNAGDITITTPRLIVREGGGIFTSSVSSSGQAAQTKGGAGNLTVVASEVVEISGSSAAGLSRVNVETRTDGDAGALRLTTGRLLLQDGGQLSAATSRGTGRGGTITVVASESMELTGRGFDDEGKLVPSQLTGISEGAGDAGNVSVTTGTLRISNDAQLAVSATGTGAAGNLQINTRNLELDNVGSIRAESAAGNKGSIEIGARDLVLRRGSSITTNATGQASGGNITVNGETIAALEASRIAANAVVGAGGNIGITTSGLFLSPDSTITASSQFGISGNIRINNPDVDPASGLIALAANVVDADRQFVSSCATDEEGSFTITGRGGLPPNPTGIIRAQTVWRDFQDYAPTGDSQNISTISQPKDKLLAASAQPGKIIEVTGWVVDAAGNVNLVAASNMTPDSFRNRARNCYGW, from the coding sequence ATGAAATCGTCACTTTATTGGTTAATTTGCCTAGTAGGGACAATCTCCGCGTGGTTGTCCCCGTGGGTGACGGCAGCATGGGGACAAATTACCCCTGACGGCACCCTGCCTACGGCTGTCACTACCACCGATAATGCCAACTTCACCATTGAGGGCGGTACTCGCGTCGGGGACAATCTGTTTCATAGTTTCAGAGAATTTTCTGTACCAACTGGCGGCTCGGCTCTCTTCAACAACGCCCCAGACGCCACCAACATCATCAGCCGCATCACTGGTGGCAACGCCTCGCAAATTGATGGTCTGATTAAAACCAACGGCACCGCCAACCTGTTCCTCCTCAACCCGGCAGGCATCATCTTCGGGCTCAACGCCAGCTTGGATGTGGGGGGGTCTTTCTTGGCCACTTCTGCCACCACGGTCAAATTTGCCGATGGCATCGAATACAGCACCACCAATCCAGCGGCGCCACCACTGCTGACCGTGAGCGTACCCGTGGGCCTGCAGTTCGGCGCCAACCCTGGACCCATTGTCAACCGCTCCCAGGCAGACCCAGATGCCAGCTTGGGGGGAGTGGCTCGCGGGCTGAAGGTGCCCGCCAACCGGACCCTAGCCCTGGTGGGGGGGGAAGTGCGGGTGGAGGGAGGTAACGTTACTCCTTTTGGGGGTAGATTGGAGCTGGGGAGTGTTGGAAGTAACAGTAATGTTGAGTTCAATGCCGACCCCAGAGGTTTTGCCCTCACCTATGATGACGCCACATCTTTCCAAGACATTCTCATCTCGGGCGGCGCTTTCGTCGATGTTACTGACTTCAGTGCTACCGTAGGAAGCGGCGCTCTGCAGGTGCAGGGGCGGCGGGTCAGTATCACTGAGGGTGCGATCATATCGTCATTCACCCTCGGCAGTGTAGCCCCTGGAACCATCTTCATCAATGCCTCGGAAGTGGTAGAAGTGAGCGGTTTTCGCAACCGATTTGGCAGCAATACTTCCAGCAGTATTGCTACTACCACGATCGGTGATGGCAATGCAGGTGATATCACCATCACCACCCCCAGACTGATAGTCCGGGAGGGCGGGGGGATATTTACCAGTTCCGTCAGCTCTTCTGGGCAAGCCGCACAAACCAAAGGAGGAGCGGGTAATTTAACTGTAGTAGCCTCGGAGGTGGTGGAAATCTCCGGCAGTTCGGCTGCAGGCTTGAGCCGGGTAAATGTGGAAACTAGAACTGATGGGGATGCTGGAGCTTTGCGCCTTACCACCGGTAGGCTGCTCCTGCAAGATGGCGGTCAATTATCTGCGGCCACATCCAGAGGCACGGGGCGGGGTGGTACTATTACCGTGGTAGCTTCCGAGTCGATGGAGCTGACTGGCAGAGGTTTTGATGATGAGGGCAAATTAGTGCCCAGCCAGTTGACGGGGATTAGCGAAGGGGCTGGAGATGCGGGCAACGTCAGCGTCACCACTGGGACTTTGCGGATTAGCAATGACGCGCAGTTAGCGGTGAGCGCTACGGGAACGGGGGCGGCGGGGAACTTGCAAATCAACACCCGCAATTTAGAATTAGACAATGTGGGTAGCATCAGGGCCGAGAGCGCTGCTGGCAACAAGGGCAGTATTGAGATTGGGGCGCGGGATTTGGTGTTGCGGCGTGGCAGTTCGATTACTACTAATGCCACGGGGCAGGCTTCCGGGGGTAATATTACGGTGAATGGAGAGACGATCGCCGCCCTCGAAGCCAGCAGAATTGCCGCTAATGCCGTCGTCGGCGCCGGTGGCAACATCGGTATCACCACCAGCGGCCTTTTTCTCTCCCCCGACAGCACCATCACCGCCAGTTCCCAGTTTGGCATTTCCGGCAATATCCGCATCAACAACCCCGACGTTGACCCCGCCTCGGGATTAATTGCACTAGCGGCAAACGTGGTGGATGCCGATCGCCAATTTGTCTCCAGTTGCGCCACCGATGAGGAAGGCTCTTTTACCATCACCGGACGTGGCGGCTTACCCCCAAACCCCACCGGGATAATTAGGGCTCAAACTGTGTGGCGAGATTTCCAGGATTATGCCCCTACTGGAGATAGTCAGAACATCTCCACTATTTCTCAACCCAAAGATAAACTGCTGGCAGCATCCGCTCAACCAGGAAAAATTATTGAAGTGACGGGCTGGGTAGTGGATGCGGCGGGAAATGTGAATTTGGTGGCCGCTAGCAATATGACACCTGATAGTTTCAGAAACAGGGCGCGTAACTGCTATGGCTGGTAG